In the Gemmatimonadaceae bacterium genome, one interval contains:
- the pruA gene encoding L-glutamate gamma-semialdehyde dehydrogenase, with amino-acid sequence MSAIGFPRDTREPDGDPQVRREPAAGEAVDGDSASYSWSFTSKWRVPPQENEPVLSYAPGTAERSALKTRLREMADERVEIPLVIGGRRMLSGEVAHAVMPHAHRHVLADWYKATPDNVQQAVRAARNAQRDWAARSWEDRASVFLKAAELLSTTWRATLNAATMLGQSKTAYQAEIDSACELIDFWRMNAAFAQGIYDTQPISTDDAWNQLDYRPLEGFVYAITPFNFTAIAGNLPTAPALMGNTVVWKPASSAMLSAHYIMALLEEAGLPPGVINLVAGDARMISDMLLADENLAGVHFTGSTEVFNGMWKTIGASMGRYRSYPRIVGETGGKDFIVAHPSADPVAVAAAIVRGGFEYQGQKCSAVSRVYIPESLWQEVRDRTVGMIEEIRMGDVTDFRNFMGAVIDQRAFEKISSYLERTPDHDVLAGGNARGEEGWFIEPTLIQAHNPDSRLLCEEIFGPVVTAYVYPDSKWSETLDLVDGTSPYALTGAVFARDRAAVHEASMRLRNAAGNFYVNDKPTGAVVGQQPFGGARGSGTNDKAGSMLNLVRWVSARAVKETFSPPHEFGYPSMEQK; translated from the coding sequence ATGTCAGCTATAGGGTTCCCCAGAGACACGCGTGAGCCTGACGGCGACCCACAAGTTCGCCGCGAGCCTGCCGCGGGAGAAGCGGTGGACGGCGATTCGGCTTCTTACTCCTGGTCTTTCACCAGCAAATGGCGCGTCCCGCCGCAGGAGAACGAGCCCGTCCTCTCCTACGCGCCGGGCACCGCCGAACGCTCGGCGCTGAAGACGCGCCTACGCGAGATGGCGGACGAGCGCGTCGAGATACCGCTGGTCATCGGGGGCCGGAGGATGCTCTCAGGCGAAGTAGCGCACGCGGTGATGCCGCACGCGCACCGGCACGTCCTGGCCGACTGGTACAAGGCCACGCCGGACAACGTGCAACAGGCCGTGCGGGCCGCGCGCAACGCGCAGCGCGACTGGGCGGCGCGGTCGTGGGAAGACCGGGCCTCCGTCTTTCTCAAGGCGGCCGAGCTGCTCTCCACCACCTGGCGCGCCACGCTGAACGCCGCGACGATGCTCGGCCAGTCCAAGACGGCGTACCAGGCGGAGATCGATTCCGCCTGCGAGCTGATCGACTTCTGGAGGATGAACGCGGCCTTCGCGCAGGGGATATACGACACCCAGCCGATCAGCACCGACGACGCGTGGAACCAGCTCGACTACCGCCCGCTGGAAGGGTTCGTGTACGCGATCACTCCGTTCAACTTCACGGCGATCGCGGGGAACCTTCCGACGGCGCCCGCGCTCATGGGGAACACCGTCGTGTGGAAGCCCGCGTCGAGCGCCATGCTCAGCGCGCACTATATCATGGCGCTGCTCGAGGAGGCTGGACTCCCGCCGGGCGTGATCAATCTCGTCGCCGGCGACGCGCGGATGATCTCGGACATGCTGCTCGCCGACGAGAATCTCGCCGGCGTGCACTTCACCGGCAGCACCGAAGTGTTCAACGGGATGTGGAAGACCATCGGCGCCAGCATGGGCAGATACCGCTCCTACCCGCGGATCGTCGGCGAGACAGGCGGCAAGGATTTCATCGTCGCCCACCCGTCGGCCGATCCGGTCGCCGTCGCGGCGGCGATCGTGCGCGGCGGATTCGAGTACCAGGGGCAGAAGTGCTCCGCGGTGAGCCGCGTGTACATCCCGGAATCGCTGTGGCAGGAGGTTCGGGACAGAACCGTCGGCATGATCGAGGAGATCCGGATGGGCGACGTGACGGACTTCCGGAACTTCATGGGGGCCGTGATCGATCAGCGCGCGTTCGAGAAGATCAGCTCGTATCTGGAGCGCACGCCGGATCACGACGTGCTCGCCGGCGGGAACGCCCGCGGCGAGGAAGGCTGGTTCATCGAGCCCACTCTGATCCAGGCGCACAACCCCGACAGCCGCCTGTTGTGCGAGGAGATCTTCGGTCCCGTCGTCACGGCGTACGTCTATCCGGATTCAAAGTGGTCCGAGACGCTTGATCTGGTGGACGGCACCTCGCCGTACGCGCTCACGGGCGCAGTGTTCGCGCGCGACCGCGCGGCGGTGCACGAGGCGAGTATGCGGCTGCGAAACGCGGCCGGGAACTTCTACGTCAATGACAAGCCGACCGGCGCGGTAGTGGGACAGCAGCCTTTCGGCGGCGCGCGCGGATCCGGCACGAACGACAAGGCGGGCTCGATGCTCAACCTCGTGCGCTGGGTGAGCGCGCGCGCGGTGAAGGAGACATTTTCGCCTCCGCACGAGTTCGGGTATCCGTCTATGGAACAGAAGTGA
- a CDS encoding EamA family transporter: MTGGVPRLKLLSAFAAVYLIWGSSYLAIIWGLETMPPFLLGAARFIAAGSILYAIAAARGSAGFSRRQLLNACVVGALLPFLGNGSLIWAQQKIPSGIAALIVATVPLWMVVIQTVVEHVRPGLQIWTGVGLGIVGLAILVGTGGEAPGAIHVPSALILCGGSIAWAAGSIYSRNADLPDSGLASAALTMLAAGVFFSVASFAAGDHRTVDLAAVSLRSIAGLAYLAILGSVIAYSAYIWLLQVSSPARVATYAYVNPVIAVFLGWAFAGEPFTVRTMIAAGVILAAVILITTAPQPARRAYSDGT; this comes from the coding sequence ATGACGGGCGGTGTACCGCGACTCAAGCTTTTATCGGCGTTTGCCGCCGTGTATCTCATCTGGGGCTCGAGCTACCTCGCGATCATCTGGGGACTCGAGACGATGCCGCCATTTCTGCTCGGAGCCGCCCGGTTCATTGCGGCCGGCTCCATCCTCTACGCGATCGCGGCGGCCCGCGGCAGCGCCGGATTCTCCCGCCGGCAACTGCTCAACGCTTGCGTCGTCGGCGCTTTGCTGCCGTTCCTCGGAAACGGGTCGCTGATATGGGCCCAGCAAAAGATCCCGTCCGGGATCGCGGCGTTGATCGTCGCGACGGTGCCGCTGTGGATGGTCGTCATCCAGACGGTCGTCGAGCACGTGCGGCCGGGTCTTCAGATCTGGACGGGGGTCGGCCTCGGAATCGTCGGTCTGGCGATCCTGGTTGGGACGGGCGGCGAAGCCCCGGGCGCCATTCACGTTCCGTCCGCTCTGATTCTGTGCGGCGGATCCATCGCGTGGGCGGCCGGGTCCATCTACTCGCGCAACGCCGATCTCCCCGATTCGGGACTCGCTTCGGCCGCGCTGACGATGCTCGCGGCCGGCGTGTTCTTCTCCGTGGCATCGTTTGCCGCGGGAGACCATCGCACGGTCGATCTCGCAGCGGTCTCGCTGCGATCGATTGCCGGGTTGGCATACCTGGCGATCCTCGGATCGGTCATCGCCTACAGCGCGTACATCTGGCTGCTCCAGGTGAGCAGCCCCGCGCGCGTCGCGACGTATGCCTACGTGAATCCCGTGATCGCGGTGTTCCTGGGTTGGGCGTTCGCGGGTGAGCCGTTCACGGTCCGGACGATGATCGCCGCCGGGGTGATCCTGGCGGCCGTAATCCTGATAACGACGGCGCCGCAGCCCGCTCGACGCGCCTACTCGGACGGCACCTGA
- a CDS encoding DUF4097 family beta strand repeat-containing protein codes for MHSTLLTATLLLGAAQSALAQSSDQCRHEAHRTANVDAAGARLLTVKAGAGSLRIEGKAGLDRVVIRGRACASDARLLEEIELRANRRGSDVVVEATARVEGWSFTGMRYASLDLVIEVPARMAAEIADGSGSIDISNLGAVGITDGSGEITGSDLHGDVRIQDGSGGIKLTNLAGAVNIHDGSGSIELRNIGGLIDITDGSGEIDVRTARNSVRISDGSGGIEVADVDGDFTVTRGGSGGIGYSNVKGRVDIPSRRGRRGRRSEAL; via the coding sequence ATGCATTCCACACTTCTGACCGCCACGCTCCTGCTTGGCGCGGCTCAGAGCGCGCTGGCCCAGAGCTCCGACCAGTGCCGCCACGAGGCTCACCGCACGGCCAACGTCGATGCGGCGGGAGCCCGCCTCCTGACGGTCAAGGCCGGCGCCGGCTCGCTCCGGATCGAAGGCAAGGCCGGCCTGGACCGCGTGGTCATCCGCGGGCGCGCCTGCGCCTCCGACGCCCGCCTGCTGGAGGAGATCGAGCTTCGCGCGAACCGGCGGGGCTCCGACGTAGTCGTCGAGGCCACGGCGCGCGTCGAGGGCTGGAGCTTCACCGGAATGCGGTATGCGAGTCTGGACCTCGTCATCGAAGTCCCCGCCCGGATGGCGGCCGAGATCGCGGACGGCAGCGGGAGCATCGACATCTCCAACCTCGGCGCGGTCGGCATCACGGACGGCTCCGGCGAGATCACCGGCAGCGATCTCCACGGGGACGTGCGAATCCAGGACGGTTCCGGCGGCATCAAGCTGACCAACCTTGCCGGTGCCGTGAACATTCACGACGGATCCGGCTCGATCGAGCTGCGCAACATCGGCGGGCTGATCGACATCACCGACGGCTCCGGTGAGATCGACGTGCGGACCGCGAGGAACAGCGTTCGAATCAGCGACGGGTCCGGCGGCATCGAAGTGGCCGACGTCGATGGCGACTTCACCGTCACCCGCGGCGGCTCGGGCGGGATCGGCTACAGCAACGTGAAGGGAAGAGTGGACATCCCCAGCCGGCGCGGCCGGCGCGGCCGGCGCAGCGAAGCGCTCTAG
- a CDS encoding MarR family transcriptional regulator yields the protein MGRKTPSSRDQAAVADRLHSAAIHLLRRLRKQDDRSGITAARLSALSVVVFAGPVTMGQLALAEQVTAPTMTRLVAAMERDGLVAREPDRDDGRVAWIRATAKGARILHAARGRRVATLAADLAALDRSDLALLAEAAAIIERLGSEA from the coding sequence TTGGGCCGCAAGACCCCTTCGTCGAGAGATCAGGCCGCGGTCGCCGACCGGCTGCATTCCGCGGCGATCCATCTTCTCCGGCGGCTGCGAAAACAGGACGACCGGAGCGGAATCACCGCGGCCCGGCTGTCGGCGCTGTCGGTGGTCGTGTTCGCTGGACCGGTGACCATGGGCCAGCTCGCGCTCGCGGAGCAGGTCACCGCGCCCACGATGACCCGGCTCGTGGCCGCCATGGAGCGCGACGGTCTCGTGGCAAGGGAACCCGACCGGGATGACGGCCGAGTGGCTTGGATCCGCGCGACCGCGAAGGGCGCGCGGATCCTCCATGCCGCTCGCGGCCGCCGCGTGGCGACCCTGGCGGCGGATCTCGCGGCGCTCGACCGGTCGGATCTGGCGCTGCTCGCCGAAGCCGCAGCGATCATCGAGCGGCTCGGGAGCGAAGCCTAG
- a CDS encoding VOC family protein: MPHASDLADATVGQLLIPVEDLDRAIPYYRDTLGLKYLFSAPPQMSFFQAGGVRLLVGVPEAGQPRGRGSAVYFKVSDIHAVYATLKQRGVEFPSEPKLIHKTPASELWLVEFRDPDGNQLALMSEIAP; this comes from the coding sequence ATGCCGCACGCGAGCGATCTGGCCGATGCCACCGTGGGACAGCTGCTGATTCCGGTCGAGGACCTGGACCGCGCGATCCCGTACTACCGCGACACGCTGGGGCTGAAGTATCTGTTCTCCGCCCCGCCGCAGATGAGCTTCTTCCAGGCGGGGGGTGTCAGGCTGCTCGTCGGAGTGCCCGAGGCCGGGCAACCGCGCGGGCGGGGATCAGCGGTCTACTTCAAGGTCTCCGACATCCACGCCGTGTACGCCACGCTCAAGCAGCGCGGCGTCGAGTTCCCGTCCGAGCCGAAGCTCATCCATAAGACTCCGGCTTCAGAGCTGTGGCTGGTGGAATTCCGGGATCCGGATGGAAATCAGCTGGCCTTGATGAGCGAAATCGCGCCATGA
- a CDS encoding efflux RND transporter permease subunit, with protein sequence MMISDFAIKRPLITVVTTVALVVFGLFALAQLKTDEFPEVNPPFVFVGIPYPGASPTTVEREVLNPVEDAIKGISGVKEINGSAFDGFAQVLVEYVFEKNLQEGTQDIRDAISAIRIDLPLEMEEPLLQRFDPTEFPIVQVALVSPAYTPAQLTRIVDPDIVSQLRGVSGVAGVQMFGDVQRELTVELRPEALRAVGVSVTQVVGALRSQNLAVPVGRLTGTLDERTIRLQGRLERPEDFLQLVVAERGGRVIRLGEVANVRDGSEEARSLAMYNGSEAVGLALTKAQGYSTTDVSDRIKAKLAQLQQTLPPGVDFTVVRDAGVRVENSVGDVEMALLEGAMLTVLVVFVFLNSWRSTIITGLALPVSVLAAFIAVWAFGFTLNTMSLLGLSLAIGILIDDAIVVRENIVRHIEMGKDHMRAAKEGTDEIGLAVAATTFSIVAVFVPIGFIYGLAGQWFKPFALTIASSVLVSLFVSFSLDPMLSAYWADPQLEAHERRNPISRVLDRFNTWFNSLAVRYKKVIGWALDHRAAMVGIAVGSFVVALALPATGIIGGAFWPEDDTSEIFVEVKTPPGSNLDYTRVKAEEAARLVRAHPEVLYSYTTLGAATGAVDEAIVYGKLSPRGERETSAEELARALRTEVKQIAGMTSAVTTTDWGGGEKQIQLQVRGADATTLTATAEAIATQVRKAAGAVDVELSTKGQKPEVSIKIDRSLAGAMGVTVGEIAQSLRPAFAGIKTGDWVDPSGETREVTVRLVPQARQRVDDLRQLPIVLSGASTGGPPAIVPLGQLARVEQSIGPAQIDHLDGDVVVTVEANTSGKPVNAVMKDIEQRIDDVPLPPGVTITQGGETEDQAEVFGGIFAALGVAILLMYLILVMQFGSFVDPLAIMVSLPLSLIGVMLALLLTGGTINLMSLIGVMLLAGLVAKNAILLIDFAKWAREREGLSLRDALIQAGAIRLRPIIMTTLALVAGMLPIAIGSGEGAQFRAPLGRAVIGGVITSTFLTLLVIPTFYEILDEWREWLMARFRSSRPADFHPDPGIPPATALKPESYG encoded by the coding sequence ATGATGATCTCCGACTTCGCGATCAAGCGCCCGCTCATAACGGTGGTGACGACGGTCGCGCTGGTCGTGTTCGGCTTGTTCGCGCTCGCCCAGCTCAAGACCGACGAGTTCCCGGAGGTCAATCCGCCGTTCGTGTTCGTCGGCATCCCGTATCCGGGAGCATCGCCGACTACGGTCGAGCGGGAAGTCCTGAACCCGGTCGAGGACGCGATCAAGGGGATCTCCGGGGTGAAGGAGATCAACGGGAGCGCGTTCGACGGCTTCGCGCAGGTCCTCGTTGAGTACGTCTTCGAGAAGAACCTGCAGGAGGGCACGCAGGACATCCGCGACGCGATCTCGGCGATCCGGATCGATCTGCCGCTCGAGATGGAGGAGCCGCTTCTGCAGCGGTTCGATCCCACTGAGTTTCCGATCGTGCAGGTGGCGCTCGTGTCACCGGCGTACACGCCCGCGCAGCTGACGCGGATCGTGGACCCCGACATCGTGAGCCAGCTCCGCGGAGTGAGCGGCGTGGCCGGGGTGCAGATGTTCGGGGACGTGCAGCGCGAGCTGACCGTCGAGCTCAGGCCCGAAGCGCTTCGCGCCGTGGGAGTGAGCGTGACGCAGGTGGTCGGCGCGCTGCGGTCCCAGAACCTCGCCGTCCCCGTCGGGCGGCTGACGGGAACGCTGGACGAGCGGACGATCCGGCTGCAAGGGCGGCTCGAGCGCCCGGAGGATTTCCTTCAGCTCGTCGTCGCCGAGCGCGGCGGCCGCGTGATCCGGCTCGGCGAAGTGGCCAACGTGCGGGATGGTAGCGAGGAGGCGCGGTCGCTCGCGATGTACAACGGGAGTGAGGCCGTCGGTCTCGCGCTCACGAAGGCGCAAGGCTACAGCACGACCGACGTCAGCGACCGGATCAAGGCGAAGCTGGCCCAGCTGCAGCAGACGCTCCCCCCCGGGGTTGACTTTACGGTCGTGCGCGACGCAGGCGTGCGCGTGGAGAACTCGGTGGGTGACGTAGAGATGGCGCTGCTCGAGGGCGCGATGCTGACCGTGCTCGTCGTATTCGTCTTCCTCAACTCGTGGCGCTCCACGATCATCACGGGTCTGGCGCTTCCGGTCTCGGTGCTGGCGGCGTTCATCGCGGTGTGGGCGTTTGGCTTCACGCTCAATACGATGTCGCTGCTGGGTCTCTCACTCGCGATCGGAATCCTGATCGACGACGCGATCGTGGTGCGCGAGAACATCGTGCGGCATATCGAGATGGGAAAGGATCACATGCGGGCGGCGAAGGAAGGCACCGACGAGATCGGGCTCGCCGTAGCCGCGACGACCTTCTCCATCGTCGCGGTGTTCGTGCCGATCGGGTTCATCTACGGCCTCGCCGGACAATGGTTCAAGCCGTTCGCGCTCACCATAGCGTCGTCCGTGCTCGTCTCGCTGTTCGTCTCCTTCTCGCTCGACCCGATGCTGTCGGCGTACTGGGCCGATCCGCAGCTGGAGGCGCACGAGCGGCGCAACCCGATCTCGCGCGTGCTGGACCGATTCAACACCTGGTTCAATTCGCTGGCGGTTCGCTACAAGAAGGTCATCGGCTGGGCGCTGGATCACCGCGCGGCAATGGTCGGCATCGCCGTTGGATCGTTCGTCGTAGCTCTGGCTCTCCCGGCCACCGGCATCATCGGCGGGGCCTTTTGGCCGGAGGACGACACGTCCGAGATCTTCGTGGAGGTAAAGACACCACCCGGGTCGAACCTCGATTACACGCGCGTGAAGGCGGAGGAGGCGGCGCGGCTCGTGCGGGCGCACCCGGAAGTCCTGTACTCGTACACGACGCTCGGCGCGGCCACCGGCGCGGTGGACGAGGCAATAGTCTACGGGAAGCTGTCGCCTCGCGGCGAGCGTGAGACGAGCGCCGAGGAGCTGGCGCGCGCGCTGCGCACGGAGGTCAAGCAGATCGCGGGCATGACATCAGCGGTGACGACCACGGACTGGGGCGGAGGCGAGAAGCAGATTCAGCTGCAGGTCCGCGGCGCCGACGCGACTACGCTTACCGCCACAGCGGAGGCGATCGCAACCCAGGTGAGAAAAGCCGCGGGCGCCGTGGACGTGGAGCTCTCGACCAAGGGGCAGAAGCCGGAGGTCAGCATCAAGATCGACCGGAGTCTGGCCGGAGCGATGGGCGTGACGGTCGGTGAGATTGCGCAGTCGCTGCGCCCGGCCTTCGCCGGCATCAAGACGGGGGACTGGGTCGATCCTTCCGGTGAGACGCGGGAGGTGACCGTGCGGCTGGTGCCGCAGGCGCGACAGCGGGTCGACGATCTCCGGCAGCTCCCGATCGTGCTGTCGGGAGCCTCTACCGGAGGGCCGCCCGCGATCGTGCCGCTCGGCCAGCTCGCGCGGGTGGAGCAATCCATCGGGCCCGCGCAGATCGATCACCTCGACGGCGACGTGGTCGTGACGGTCGAAGCGAACACTAGCGGCAAGCCGGTGAACGCAGTCATGAAGGACATAGAGCAGCGCATAGACGATGTCCCGCTCCCTCCCGGCGTGACCATCACGCAGGGCGGAGAGACCGAGGACCAGGCGGAGGTGTTCGGCGGAATCTTCGCTGCGCTGGGCGTGGCGATCCTGCTGATGTACCTGATCCTGGTGATGCAGTTCGGGTCGTTCGTGGACCCGCTCGCGATCATGGTGTCGCTGCCGCTGTCCCTGATCGGCGTGATGCTGGCGCTCCTGTTGACGGGCGGCACGATCAACCTCATGAGCCTGATCGGCGTGATGCTGCTGGCCGGACTGGTGGCGAAGAACGCGATCCTGCTGATCGATTTCGCGAAATGGGCGCGCGAGCGCGAAGGATTGTCACTGCGCGACGCGCTGATCCAAGCCGGCGCGATCCGGCTGCGGCCAATCATCATGACGACGCTCGCGCTCGTAGCCGGCATGCTGCCGATCGCGATCGGCAGCGGTGAGGGCGCGCAGTTCCGCGCGCCGCTGGGCCGCGCGGTGATTGGCGGCGTGATCACCTCGACTTTCCTGACGCTGCTGGTGATCCCGACTTTCTACGAGATCCTGGACGAGTGGCGCGAGTGGCTCATGGCGCGATTTCGCTCATCAAGGCCAGCTGATTTCCATCCGGATCCCGGAATTCCACCAGCCACAGCTCTGAAGCCGGAGTCTTATGGATGA
- a CDS encoding efflux RND transporter periplasmic adaptor subunit codes for MIAYTFRRVVLLALAAVALSACGGDADDAAAATATQPVSVGQENLVVVRAQPLTSGPAFSGTLRHEREASVRSQMAGSVLQTYVDQGQSVAAGTVLARIEAGGSDDAYLSARSAVTAAENSYSIANRELERARRLHEAGAIAERELEMARAAVTNSRAMLADARARMASAAKQLGNTTVRAPFAGVIGQKSVSAGDVVQPGTLLYTVVDPGSMRLEAAIPVEQLTDVRVGLPVKFTVSGYGTREFLGRVTRVSPVVDPVTRQVQIVASIPNAGRALVGGLQATGRLSTSTRNGLVAPDAAIDERGSAPAALRVKRGIVERVSVALGARDEAGELVEITAGLLAGDTLLIGAARGITPGTPVRIVAAIGDTALRPAPPAPAAPAGGANQP; via the coding sequence ATGATCGCATACACCTTTCGCCGGGTCGTATTGCTCGCTCTGGCCGCGGTAGCTCTTTCCGCCTGCGGGGGTGACGCGGACGACGCCGCGGCAGCGACGGCCACCCAGCCCGTGAGCGTAGGGCAGGAGAATCTCGTCGTCGTGAGAGCGCAGCCGCTGACTTCCGGCCCCGCCTTCTCGGGCACGCTGCGGCACGAGCGGGAGGCGAGCGTCCGGTCGCAGATGGCCGGCAGCGTCCTGCAGACGTACGTCGACCAGGGACAGTCCGTGGCCGCCGGGACCGTGCTGGCGCGGATCGAGGCGGGCGGTAGCGACGATGCTTATCTGTCGGCGCGCTCGGCCGTGACGGCGGCGGAGAACTCGTATTCAATAGCTAATCGCGAGCTGGAAAGAGCCCGGCGGCTGCACGAGGCGGGCGCAATCGCGGAGCGCGAGCTGGAGATGGCGCGAGCTGCCGTGACCAACTCGCGCGCGATGCTGGCCGATGCGCGGGCGCGCATGGCGTCGGCGGCCAAGCAGCTCGGCAACACGACCGTACGCGCGCCGTTCGCGGGAGTCATCGGCCAGAAGAGCGTCTCCGCCGGCGACGTCGTGCAGCCGGGGACGCTGCTGTACACGGTGGTGGATCCGGGGAGCATGCGCCTCGAGGCCGCGATTCCCGTGGAGCAGCTGACCGACGTGCGCGTAGGGCTGCCGGTGAAGTTCACCGTCAGCGGCTACGGCACTCGCGAGTTTCTCGGCCGCGTCACGCGCGTGAGCCCGGTCGTGGATCCGGTGACACGGCAGGTGCAGATCGTCGCGTCGATCCCGAACGCGGGCCGCGCGCTGGTCGGCGGACTGCAGGCGACGGGCAGGCTGTCGACCAGCACGCGCAACGGGCTGGTGGCGCCCGACGCGGCAATAGACGAGCGCGGCTCGGCGCCCGCCGCGCTGCGCGTGAAGCGAGGAATAGTGGAGCGCGTGAGCGTGGCGCTGGGGGCGAGGGACGAGGCAGGCGAGCTGGTGGAGATCACGGCGGGACTGCTCGCCGGCGACACGCTGCTCATCGGCGCGGCGCGGGGGATCACGCCGGGCACTCCCGTGCGAATCGTCGCGGCCATCGGTGACACGGCGCTGCGGCCCGCGCCGCCGGCGCCTGCCGCGCCCGCCGGCGGAGCGAATCAGCCATGA
- a CDS encoding TolC family protein, giving the protein MTRDSALLRQAVAVLLAATVASTAAAQDPVRPARTDSAGTISLSLTEAVRLAERKSHDVRIARAGVTRARGQELQATSQLLPQLFGSAGYTRTLRSQFSALSSPDTSTSTGPPGPCEQYLRDPAATTAERLAGLEDAQRCALGTNPFGGLGDLGFGAANQYNLGLSLSQNIFSGGRVRSQIAAARAGRRAAEVTLASERAQAALTVAQAYFDAALSARLAAIAELSLRQSDAVVSQVQLARDVGRTSEFELLRARVARDNQRPVLVQRQSEREIALLRLRQLLDLPLDAPVQLVTPVDDTTAVYAAIEPITLSTAADDVDSRAPVRAARAGVDAGQASLRAIRAQRLPSVSLTSNYGRVAFPTSGFPGNNEFRENWTVGVGAQVPLFTGGRQRGEEMAARASLEESRARLEQTRDLAALDLRVQETALAQARGAWEASAGTAEQAERAYSIAQVRYREGISTQLELDDSRLLLEQAQVNRATAARNLQLAIVRVALLQDLPLQLQSAGIQLPVQQAPPPEPPRSNTTQPQAQQAAQQQIPGTTIP; this is encoded by the coding sequence CGGAACGATCAGTCTCTCGCTCACGGAAGCGGTGCGACTTGCCGAGCGGAAGAGCCACGACGTGCGGATTGCGCGCGCGGGCGTTACCCGCGCCCGCGGTCAGGAGCTGCAGGCCACCAGCCAGCTGCTCCCGCAGCTGTTCGGCTCGGCCGGCTACACCAGGACTTTGCGCTCGCAGTTCTCCGCTCTCTCCAGCCCGGACACGTCGACTTCCACGGGGCCGCCGGGCCCGTGCGAGCAGTACCTGCGAGATCCGGCCGCGACTACGGCCGAGCGTCTCGCCGGGCTCGAGGACGCGCAGCGCTGCGCGCTCGGGACGAACCCATTCGGCGGGCTCGGCGACCTCGGCTTCGGCGCGGCCAACCAGTACAACCTCGGCCTGTCGCTGTCGCAGAACATCTTCAGCGGGGGGCGCGTCCGCTCGCAGATCGCGGCGGCGCGCGCGGGCCGCCGCGCCGCGGAAGTCACGCTCGCCTCCGAGCGCGCGCAGGCGGCATTGACGGTGGCGCAGGCGTACTTCGACGCGGCGCTGTCGGCCCGGCTCGCGGCCATCGCGGAGCTGTCGCTCCGCCAGTCGGACGCCGTCGTATCGCAGGTCCAGCTCGCGCGCGACGTCGGAAGGACTTCCGAGTTCGAGCTGTTGCGAGCGCGAGTGGCGCGCGACAATCAGCGGCCGGTGCTCGTGCAGCGGCAGAGCGAGCGGGAGATCGCGCTCCTGCGCCTGCGGCAGCTGCTGGACCTTCCGCTCGACGCGCCGGTGCAGCTGGTGACTCCGGTGGACGACACCACGGCGGTATACGCCGCCATCGAGCCCATCACGCTGTCCACGGCTGCCGACGACGTCGATTCGCGCGCTCCGGTGCGGGCGGCGCGGGCGGGAGTGGACGCGGGGCAGGCGTCGCTGCGGGCGATCCGCGCGCAGCGGCTCCCGTCCGTGTCGCTGACGTCCAACTACGGCCGCGTGGCGTTTCCCACGAGCGGCTTCCCAGGCAACAACGAGTTCCGGGAGAACTGGACCGTGGGAGTGGGCGCGCAGGTTCCGCTGTTCACCGGCGGGCGGCAGCGCGGTGAAGAGATGGCCGCGCGCGCGTCGCTGGAAGAATCGCGCGCGAGGCTCGAACAGACGCGCGATCTCGCCGCGCTCGACTTGCGCGTGCAGGAGACCGCGCTGGCCCAGGCGCGCGGGGCGTGGGAAGCGAGCGCGGGCACCGCCGAGCAGGCGGAGCGCGCATACAGCATCGCGCAGGTGCGGTACCGCGAGGGAATCTCGACGCAGCTCGAGCTGGACGACTCCAGGCTGCTGCTCGAGCAGGCGCAGGTGAATCGCGCTACCGCCGCGCGCAATCTCCAGCTGGCGATCGTGCGCGTGGCGTTGCTGCAGGATCTGCCGCTGCAGCTGCAGTCGGCGGGAATCCAGCTGCCGGTGCAGCAGGCGCCGCCGCCCGAGCCGCCGCGCAGCAACACCACGCAGCCGCAGGCACAGCAGGCGGCGCAACAACAGATACCGGGAACCACGATTCCATGA